In a genomic window of Chrysemys picta bellii isolate R12L10 chromosome 1, ASM1138683v2, whole genome shotgun sequence:
- the SEC61A2 gene encoding protein transport protein Sec61 subunit alpha isoform X7, producing the protein MSSDSADPFYWMRVILASNRGTLMELGISPIVTSGLIMQLLAGAKIIEVGDTPKDRALFNGAQKLFGMIITIGQAIVYVMTGMYGDPAEMGAGICLLIIIQLFVAGLIVLLLDELLQKGYGLGSGISLFIATNICETIVWKAFSPTTINTGRGTEFEGAVIALFHLLATRTDKVRALREAFYRQNLPNLMNLIATVFVFAVVIYFQGFRVDLPIKSARYRGQYSSYPIKLFYTSNIPIILQSALVSNLYVISQMLSVRFSGNFLVNLLGQWADVSGGGPARSYPVGGLCYYLSPPESMGAIFEDPVHVIVYIIFMLGSCAFFSKTWIEVSGSSAKDVAKQLKEQQMVMRGHRDTSMVHELNRYIPTAAAFGGLCIGALSVLADFLGAIGSGTGILLAVTIIYQYFEIFVKEQAEVGGVGALFF; encoded by the exons ATGTCATCAGACTCTGCAGATCCTTTCTATTGGATGAGAGTCATTCTTGCATCAAACAGAG gGACTTTGATGGAGTTGGGTATCTCGCCCATTGTGACATCTGGTTTGATCATGCAGCTGTTAGCTGGTGCCAAGATCATTGAAGTTGGTGATACACCAAAAGACAGAGCTCTTTTCAATGGAGCCCAGAAAT TGTTCGGGATGATTATAACCATTGGGCAGGCCATTGTGTACGTCATGACTGGGATGTATGGAGATCCTGCTGAAATGGGTGCTGGAATTTGTCTCCTTATCATAATTCAG TTGTTTGTTGCTGGTTTGATTGTGCTGCTGTTAGATGAGCTGCTGCAGAAGGGTTACGGCTTGGGGTCTGGTATTTCCCTCTTTATTGCTACCAACATCTGTGAAACCATTGTCTGGAAGGCCTTTAGTCCCACTACCATTAACACTGGCAGAG GAACGGAGTTTGAGGGTGCGGTGATTGCATTATTCCATCTTCTGGCTACACGAACTGACAAAGTCCGTGCTTTGCGGGAGGCTTTCTACCGACAGAACTTGCCCAATCTCATGAATCTGATTGCTACAGTATTTGTGTTTGCTGTGGTCATATATTTTCAG GGATTTCGTGTTGATTTACCTATCAAGTCTGCTCGATACCGTGGACAGTACAGTAGTTATCCCATCAAGCTCTTCTATACCTCCAACATTCCCATCATTCTTCAGTCTGCCTTAGTTTCAAACCTCTATGTCATTTCCCAGATGTTGTCTGTTCGGTTTAGTGGCAACTTCTTAGTAAACTTACTAGGACAGTGGGCA GATGTCAGTGGTGGTGGCCCTGCTCGCTCTTACCCAGTTGGTGGTCTCTGCTATTACCTATCTCCCCCAGAATCCATGGGTGCTATATTTGAGGATCCTGTCCACGTAATTGTTTACATCATTTTTATGTTGGGATCCTGTGCGTTCTTCTCCAAGACATGGATTGAGGTGTCTGGTTCATCAGCAAAAGAT GTTGCTAAGCAACTGAAAGAACAGCAAATGGTGATGAGAGGCCACAGGGATACATCGATGGTTCATGAGCTTAATAG GTAcatccctacagcagctgcatttGGTGGCTTGTGCATTGGTGCCCTCTCAGTATTAGCAGACTTTCTTGGAGCCATTGGATCAGGCACTGGCATCCTGCTTGCAGTCACCATTATTTATCAgtattttgaaatatttgtaaAAGAACAGGCTGAAGTTGGAGGAGTGGGTGCTTTATTTTTCTAA